From Methylomonas sp. EFPC3, a single genomic window includes:
- a CDS encoding class I SAM-dependent methyltransferase yields the protein MSETSSTPCNLCGNHHVSVLSMRSRSGAQLRTVICDQCGLVWSDPFPHDPRQFYEEEYRLDYKKTYAPQAKHILRAGRVAIERHDKIKHLLQSRKTMLDVGTGGGEFAYLMQALGHDIQGIEPNKGYAEYSKAQYQLNLQVGFVQDGDFTEASFDLITIWHVLEHTADPGSVLGFLRKLLKPDATLVVEVPNVEAVCQSPASSFHEAHLFNFNVQTLQKMGEKAGLHAVGHLLSADGGNLTMFFQPAAAAAATDWRLPGNAERISAVVKGHTNLRHYMRAAPYLRFVKKLQRTIAERNLSQQVADSKALLDQLYREHRLL from the coding sequence ATGTCAGAAACTTCTTCGACCCCCTGCAATTTATGCGGCAATCACCATGTCAGCGTACTGTCCATGCGTAGCCGAAGCGGCGCCCAATTGCGCACCGTGATCTGCGACCAGTGCGGCTTAGTCTGGAGCGATCCGTTTCCGCACGATCCGCGCCAGTTTTACGAAGAAGAGTACCGGCTGGACTACAAAAAGACCTACGCGCCGCAAGCCAAACACATATTGCGTGCCGGCCGAGTGGCGATTGAACGTCACGACAAGATCAAGCATTTGCTACAAAGCCGGAAGACCATGCTCGATGTCGGCACCGGCGGCGGTGAGTTCGCTTACCTGATGCAGGCCTTGGGCCACGACATTCAAGGTATCGAACCGAATAAAGGCTATGCCGAATACTCCAAAGCCCAGTACCAGTTGAACTTGCAGGTCGGCTTTGTCCAGGACGGCGACTTTACCGAAGCCAGCTTCGACTTGATCACGATCTGGCATGTACTGGAACACACCGCGGACCCTGGTTCGGTACTCGGCTTTTTGCGCAAGCTGCTGAAACCCGACGCGACCTTGGTCGTGGAAGTACCGAATGTCGAAGCGGTGTGCCAATCGCCGGCCAGCAGTTTCCACGAAGCGCATTTGTTCAACTTCAATGTGCAGACGCTGCAGAAAATGGGCGAAAAAGCCGGCCTGCACGCGGTCGGCCATTTGCTGTCGGCGGACGGCGGCAATCTGACCATGTTCTTCCAGCCTGCCGCCGCCGCTGCCGCAACGGATTGGCGATTGCCGGGCAATGCCGAGCGGATCAGTGCCGTCGTCAAAGGCCATACCAATTTGCGCCATTACATGCGGGCGGCGCCGTATTTGCGATTTGTGAAAAAGTTGCAACGTACCATTGCCGAGCGCAACTTGAGTCAGCAAGTCGCCGACAGTAAAGCCTTGCTCGATCAACTTTATCGCGAGCATCGGCTGCTGTGA
- the guaA gene encoding glutamine-hydrolyzing GMP synthase, producing MTNPAAANIHSDKILILDFGSQYTQLIARRIREIGVYCEIYSCDSSDEEVKNFGAKGIILSGGPETVTSSDTPRAPQAVFELGVPVLGICYGMQTMAEQLGGKVESSDHREFGYAQIRARGHSKLLKEIEDQVSAEGFGLLDVWMSHGDRVVELPAGFKLIASSDGAPIAGIADEERNFYALQFHPEVTHTKQGGRILSRFVLDICGCAALWNSSNIIEDSIKAVREKVGNDQVILGLSGGVDSSVVAALLHRAIGEQLTCVFVDTGLLRLHEGDQVMAMFAQHMGIKVIRVDAEARYMSALSGVNDPEQKRKIIGGLFVEIFDQEAGKLTDAKWLAQGTIYPDVIESAGAKSGKAHLIKSHHNVGGLPENMTLKLVEPLRELFKDEVRKLGLELGLPADMIHRHPFPGPGLGVRILGEVKKSYADLLRRADDIFIAELRNHGLYDKVSQAFAVFLPVKSVGVMGDGRKYDYVVALRAVETIDFMTARWAHLPYDFLDLVSRRIINEVPGISRVTYDISGKPPATIEWE from the coding sequence GTGACGAATCCTGCCGCCGCCAACATCCATTCCGACAAAATCCTGATCCTCGACTTCGGTTCGCAATATACGCAACTGATCGCCCGCCGCATCCGCGAAATCGGCGTGTACTGCGAAATCTATTCCTGCGACAGCAGCGACGAAGAGGTCAAAAACTTCGGCGCCAAGGGCATCATCCTGTCCGGCGGCCCGGAGACCGTGACCAGCAGCGACACTCCGCGCGCACCGCAAGCCGTGTTCGAACTGGGCGTACCGGTGCTGGGTATTTGCTACGGCATGCAGACCATGGCCGAACAATTGGGCGGCAAGGTCGAATCGTCCGACCACCGCGAATTCGGTTACGCCCAAATCCGCGCCCGCGGCCACTCGAAACTGCTCAAGGAAATCGAAGACCAGGTCTCGGCGGAAGGCTTTGGCCTATTGGACGTGTGGATGAGCCACGGCGACCGCGTGGTTGAACTGCCGGCAGGTTTTAAACTAATCGCCAGCTCGGACGGCGCGCCGATTGCCGGCATCGCCGACGAAGAGCGCAATTTCTACGCGCTGCAATTCCACCCGGAAGTCACCCATACCAAGCAGGGCGGCCGCATCCTCAGTCGTTTTGTATTGGACATCTGCGGCTGCGCGGCGCTATGGAATTCCAGTAATATCATCGAAGACAGCATCAAAGCGGTGCGGGAAAAAGTCGGCAATGACCAAGTTATTCTCGGCTTATCCGGCGGTGTCGATTCCTCGGTAGTCGCCGCGTTGCTGCATCGCGCCATCGGCGAACAACTGACCTGCGTCTTCGTCGATACCGGCCTGCTGCGTCTGCACGAAGGCGACCAGGTGATGGCGATGTTCGCTCAGCATATGGGCATCAAAGTGATCCGGGTCGATGCCGAAGCCCGCTATATGAGCGCGCTATCCGGCGTCAACGATCCGGAACAAAAACGCAAAATCATCGGCGGCCTGTTCGTGGAAATCTTCGACCAGGAAGCCGGCAAACTGACCGACGCCAAATGGCTGGCGCAAGGCACCATCTATCCGGACGTGATCGAGTCGGCCGGCGCCAAGAGCGGCAAGGCGCATTTGATTAAATCGCATCACAACGTCGGCGGCCTGCCGGAAAACATGACCTTGAAACTGGTCGAACCGCTGCGCGAACTGTTCAAGGACGAAGTGCGCAAACTCGGCTTGGAACTGGGCCTACCCGCCGACATGATCCACCGCCACCCCTTCCCCGGTCCCGGCCTGGGCGTGCGCATCCTCGGCGAAGTCAAAAAATCCTACGCCGACCTGCTGCGCCGCGCCGACGACATCTTCATTGCCGAACTGCGCAATCACGGCCTGTACGACAAAGTCAGCCAAGCCTTCGCGGTCTTTCTGCCGGTCAAATCGGTCGGCGTGATGGGCGACGGCCGCAAATACGACTACGTCGTCGCCCTGCGTGCCGTGGAAACCATCGACTTCATGACCGCCCGCTGGGCGCATCTGCCGTACGACTTCCTGGACTTGGTTTCCCGTCGCATCATCAACGAAGTGCCGGGGATTTCGCGGGTGACTTACGATATTTCGGGTAAGCCGCCGGCGACGATTGAGTGGGAGTAG
- a CDS encoding penicillin acylase family protein: MAKAKKIWVNLASAGAALLLGISGLGYAWLHSSLPALDGERRLPQLAAPAAVATDLHGIPSIHAASRTDAVRVLGYVTARDRLFQMDLMRRKNAGRLAEVFGDKAFDSDKQARIYGFKLRAGRVFAALPVTHREYLQAYADGVNSYLMQARVLPFEFGALGYSPELWQAEDCLLMMFGMFETLTARAEQSERMLSVMQRSLPAAAVAFFTPDTDRYTDQLLQAGASLRPSQPVPAAILQPLLAQTGSVGPQLADAAAGESLAGSNAWAVSGRKTADGRAILANDMHLSINVPNIWYRIELAYPGVEAVGVNLPGTPFLIAGSNRYLAWGVTNLGGDFLDLVQLETDPEHAGQYRDGDGWRAFEQRRETIRIKGGGERELVVRETRWGPVADKPLLGRPVAIRWAALDTEAVNTEWLELEQSQNLEQALAIANRAGVPQLNVLFADNSGRIAWTLTGKIPLRFGGDGSVSTSWADGNTGWSGYLPPERMPRNLDPTQGFLASANERRFGADYPVVIGHQFANGYRAFRISQKLRQTALHDEWSLFNLQLDTESEFFGYYRQLALHALNGIDPAAQAETAAIRAYLLAWNGRADADSLGLPLLVEFRKQLIEAVIPPFLAACKQADPEFSYAWNYVDTPLQALLSAADPALLPDAARYRDWDDFVAAQLQAAAGKLLARNPGKKLADLTWGSQNRAAYAHPFSKAMPFLAAFLNMPEQTLAGCTGYCVRVAGANFAASERLVVSPGHWQDGILHMPGGQSGHPLSEFYMDQQPYWLQGVPLALQAGDAEYRWTLKP, encoded by the coding sequence ATGGCTAAAGCTAAAAAAATCTGGGTCAATTTGGCCAGTGCAGGGGCGGCATTGTTGTTGGGGATTAGCGGCCTGGGCTACGCCTGGTTGCATAGTTCGTTGCCGGCGCTGGATGGGGAGCGCCGCTTGCCGCAGTTGGCGGCGCCGGCGGCGGTCGCAACCGACCTGCACGGTATTCCTTCGATTCATGCCGCTAGTCGGACCGACGCGGTGCGGGTGCTGGGTTATGTCACCGCCCGCGACCGTTTGTTTCAAATGGATTTGATGCGGCGTAAGAATGCCGGTCGTTTGGCCGAAGTCTTCGGCGACAAGGCCTTCGACAGCGACAAGCAGGCCCGGATTTACGGTTTTAAGCTCCGCGCCGGCCGTGTTTTTGCGGCATTGCCGGTCACGCACCGCGAGTATTTGCAAGCTTACGCCGACGGGGTCAACAGCTATCTGATGCAAGCCAGGGTGTTACCGTTCGAGTTCGGCGCCCTCGGTTACAGTCCGGAACTCTGGCAGGCCGAGGATTGCTTGCTGATGATGTTCGGCATGTTCGAAACGCTGACCGCGCGCGCCGAGCAGAGCGAGCGGATGTTGAGCGTGATGCAACGCAGCTTGCCTGCGGCCGCCGTCGCTTTTTTCACGCCGGATACCGACCGCTATACCGATCAACTATTGCAAGCGGGAGCCTCTTTGCGGCCATCGCAGCCGGTGCCCGCCGCAATCTTGCAGCCGCTGTTGGCGCAGACTGGAAGCGTTGGGCCGCAATTGGCCGACGCCGCTGCCGGCGAAAGCCTGGCCGGCTCCAATGCCTGGGCGGTCAGCGGCCGCAAAACCGCGGATGGTCGGGCAATTTTGGCCAATGACATGCATTTGAGCATCAACGTCCCCAATATCTGGTACCGGATCGAGCTGGCGTATCCGGGCGTGGAAGCGGTCGGCGTCAACTTGCCCGGTACGCCGTTTCTGATCGCCGGCAGCAACCGCTATTTGGCCTGGGGGGTGACCAATCTCGGCGGCGATTTTCTGGATTTGGTCCAACTCGAAACCGATCCGGAGCATGCCGGACAGTACCGCGACGGCGACGGCTGGCGCGCTTTCGAGCAACGCCGGGAGACGATTCGAATCAAAGGCGGCGGCGAACGCGAATTGGTGGTCCGCGAAACCCGCTGGGGCCCGGTCGCGGACAAGCCTTTGCTGGGCCGGCCGGTCGCGATTCGCTGGGCGGCGCTGGACACGGAAGCGGTCAATACCGAATGGCTGGAATTGGAGCAGAGCCAAAACCTCGAGCAGGCCTTGGCCATCGCCAACCGCGCCGGTGTGCCGCAGCTGAACGTGCTGTTTGCCGATAACAGCGGCCGGATCGCCTGGACTTTGACCGGCAAAATTCCGTTGCGCTTCGGCGGCGACGGTTCGGTCAGTACCTCCTGGGCCGACGGCAATACCGGTTGGAGCGGCTATTTGCCGCCGGAACGGATGCCGCGCAACCTGGACCCGACGCAGGGCTTTCTGGCCTCGGCCAACGAGCGCCGGTTCGGTGCCGACTATCCTGTCGTGATCGGCCATCAGTTCGCCAACGGTTACCGGGCGTTCCGGATTTCGCAAAAACTGCGGCAGACGGCATTGCATGACGAATGGTCGCTGTTCAATCTGCAATTGGATACCGAATCCGAGTTTTTCGGTTACTACCGGCAACTGGCCTTGCACGCGCTTAATGGTATCGATCCGGCCGCGCAAGCCGAAACGGCGGCGATTCGCGCTTATTTGCTGGCCTGGAACGGCCGTGCCGATGCCGACAGTTTGGGGTTGCCGTTATTGGTCGAGTTTCGCAAACAACTGATCGAAGCGGTAATTCCGCCGTTTCTGGCCGCTTGCAAACAAGCCGATCCCGAGTTCAGCTACGCCTGGAATTACGTCGATACGCCGCTGCAGGCCTTGCTGAGCGCTGCCGATCCGGCCCTGTTGCCGGACGCCGCTCGGTATCGGGATTGGGATGACTTTGTCGCAGCCCAACTGCAAGCCGCTGCCGGCAAATTGTTGGCGCGCAATCCCGGCAAAAAATTGGCCGATCTGACCTGGGGTTCGCAGAACAGGGCCGCGTATGCGCATCCGTTCAGTAAGGCGATGCCGTTTCTGGCGGCGTTTTTGAACATGCCGGAGCAGACGCTGGCCGGTTGCACCGGATATTGCGTCCGGGTGGCCGGCGCCAATTTTGCCGCCAGCGAGCGCTTGGTGGTCTCGCCGGGGCATTGGCAAGACGGCATTCTGCATATGCCAGGCGGCCAGTCCGGTCATCCGCTGTCCGAGTTTTATATGGACCAGCAGCCGTATTGGTTACAGGGGGTGCCCTTGGCATTGCAAGCGGGCGATGCCGAATACCGGTGGACGCTGAAACCGTAA
- a CDS encoding prepilin-type N-terminal cleavage/methylation domain-containing protein, whose translation MFNRKLQRSGFTLIEALIATAIVGILTAIAVPAYNGYIDRTRNSLAISEIMAIQTEIERYYTREFRYPDSLAALGAALPSGGIDPWGNAYVYLNIANGDPGVKGDVRKDHALNPINTNYDLYSMGKDGVTKKQISQKDSLDDIIIARDGAFVGLAADF comes from the coding sequence ATGTTCAACCGCAAACTCCAACGATCCGGCTTTACCTTGATAGAGGCACTGATTGCCACCGCGATCGTCGGCATCCTGACGGCGATTGCCGTTCCGGCTTATAACGGCTATATCGACCGGACCCGAAATTCGTTGGCGATCAGCGAGATCATGGCCATCCAGACCGAGATTGAGCGCTATTACACCCGCGAATTCCGCTATCCGGACTCGCTGGCAGCTTTAGGCGCCGCCTTGCCCAGCGGCGGCATCGATCCCTGGGGCAACGCCTATGTTTATCTGAATATCGCCAACGGCGATCCGGGCGTGAAAGGCGATGTCCGCAAAGACCACGCCTTGAATCCGATCAATACCAACTACGATTTGTACAGCATGGGCAAAGACGGTGTGACCAAAAAACAAATCAGCCAGAAAGACAGTCTGGACGACATCATTATTGCCCGCGACGGCGCATTTGTCGGTTTGGCGGCCGATTTTTGA